The Malus domestica chromosome 10, GDT2T_hap1 genome contains a region encoding:
- the LOC103441909 gene encoding pentatricopeptide repeat-containing protein At2g15690, mitochondrial: MLDGKNRISEFKNPTLYKDDEKLKALAAIKGGGYVPDTRYVLRDIDQEAKEQALLYHSERLAIAYGLISTPPRQTLRIIKNLRVCDDCHNAIKIMSKIVGRELIVRDKRFHHFKDGKCSCGDYW, translated from the coding sequence ATGCTTGATGGCAAGAACAGAATCAGTGAGTTTAAAAATCCAACACTCTACAAGGATGATGAGAAGTTAAAGGCTCTTGCTGCGATAAAAGGAGGAGGTTATGTGCCAGACACAAGATATGTCCTTCGTGACATTGATCAGGAGGCCAAGGAACAGGCCTTGCTTTATCACAGTGAGCGTTTGGCAATTGCGTATGGTCTCATTAGTACTCCGCCAAGGCAAACTCTTAGGATCATCAAGAACCTCCGCGTCTGCGATGACTGCCACAATGCAATTAAGATCATGTCAAAGATTGTTGGAAGGGAATTGATCGTCAGGGACAAACGTTTCCATCATTTCAAGGACGGAAAATGCTCTTGTGGGGATTATTGGTGA
- the LOC103441875 gene encoding calmodulin-like protein 30: MDMSNVNSLDFQYSLSKRKFLCKPSRIFSFQDRKNSGLALTFEPNHNEMKKVFDKFDSNKDGKISPAEYKAILRALGKGSKVGEVQKIFKIVDLDRDGFINFKEFLDVHNGGIRTIDIQNAFQMFDLNGDGKISAEEVMEVLTGLEESCNLDDCRRIVRAVDTDGDGMVDLNDFMTMMTSSMRRA; the protein is encoded by the coding sequence ATGGATATGTCGAatgtcaactccctcgacttcCAGTACAGCCTCTCAAAGCGGAAGTTTCTGTGCAAACCATCTCGGATATTTTCCTTCCAAGACAGGAAAAACTCCGGCTTAGCACTTACTTTTGAGCCAAATCACAATGAGATGAAGAAAGTCTTTGACAAGTTCGACTCCAACAAAGACGGGAAGATATCTCCGGCGGAGTACAAGGCCATATTGAGAGCACTGGGAAAGGGAAGTAAGGTTGGAGAAGTGCAGAAGATTTTCAAGATTGTTGATCTGGATCGGGATGGCTTTATCAATTTCAAGGAGTTCTTGGATGTACACAACGGAGGGATTCGGACGATAGACATCCAGAACGCTTTTCAGATGTTTGATTTGAATGGCGACGGAAAAATAAGCGCAGAAGAAGTTATGGAAGTGCTAACGGGATTGGAGGAGAGTTGCAACCTTGACGACTGCCGGCGGATAGTGAGAGCGGTAGACACTGATGGGGATGGTATGGTTGACTTAAATGATTTCATGACCATGATGACTAGTTCCATGAGACGTGCATAG